One part of the Alosa alosa isolate M-15738 ecotype Scorff River chromosome 4, AALO_Geno_1.1, whole genome shotgun sequence genome encodes these proteins:
- the tnnt2a gene encoding troponin T type 2a (cardiac) isoform X1 encodes MSDNEEVEEYEEQADEEVIEEADEEPEDGGEEAKPKFKPFMLPNLVPPKIPDGEKVDFDDIHRKRMEKDLIELQSLIEAHFENRKKEEEELINLTDRIEKRRSERAEQHRIRSEREKERQKRVEEERARKEEEEAKKRADEDAKKKKTLTSLHFGGYMQRTVRVGKKQTEREKKKKILSDRRKPLDIDSLNENSLREKAKELWSWMYELEAEKFELQYEFTKQRYEINVLRNRVSDHQKTSKRTKRGLRK; translated from the exons atgtcagACAACGAAGAAGTTGAGGAATATGA AGAGCAGGCGG ACGAGGAAGTGATTGAAG AGGCAGATGAGGAGCCAGAGGATGGAGGAG AGGAGGCAAAACCCAAATTCAA GCCTTTCATGTTGCCCAACCTGGTGCCTCCCAAGATTCCAGATGGAGAAAAAGTTGACTTTGAT GATATCCACCGTAAGCGCATGGAGAAGGACCTGATTGAGCTGCAGTCGCTGATTGAGGCTCACTTTGAGAACCGcaaaaaagaagaggaggagctgATCAACCTCACGGACAGGATT GAGAAGCGTCGTTCTGAGCGGGCAGAGCAGCATCGGATTCGCAGCGAGCGTGAGAAAGAACGGCAGAAGCGTGTTGAG GAGGAGCGGGCacgaaaagaggaggaggaggcaaagAAGAGAGCAGATGAAGAtgccaaaaagaaaaagactcTCACCAGCTTACATTTTGGCGGTTACATGCAGAGA ACAGTACGAGTTGGAAAGAAACAGACTGAGcgggaaaagaagaagaagatccTCAGTGACCGCCGCAAACCTCTGGATATTGACAGTCTGAATGAGAACAGCCTGAG GGAAAAGGCTAAAGAGTTGTGGAGTTGGATGTACGAGTTAGAGGCTGAGAAATTTGAGCTGCAATACGAGTTCACAAAGCAGAGATATGAA ATTAATGTGCTGAGAAACCGAGTGAGTGACCACCAGAAAAC gTCGAAGCGAACCAAGAGGGGCCTGAGGAAGTAG
- the tnnt2a gene encoding troponin T type 2a (cardiac) isoform X2, whose amino-acid sequence MNEEVIEEADEEPEDGGEEAKPKFKPFMLPNLVPPKIPDGEKVDFDDIHRKRMEKDLIELQSLIEAHFENRKKEEEELINLTDRIEKRRSERAEQHRIRSEREKERQKRVEEERARKEEEEAKKRADEDAKKKKTLTSLHFGGYMQRTVRVGKKQTEREKKKKILSDRRKPLDIDSLNENSLREKAKELWSWMYELEAEKFELQYEFTKQRYEINVLRNRVSDHQKTSKRTKRGLRK is encoded by the exons ATGA ACGAGGAAGTGATTGAAG AGGCAGATGAGGAGCCAGAGGATGGAGGAG AGGAGGCAAAACCCAAATTCAA GCCTTTCATGTTGCCCAACCTGGTGCCTCCCAAGATTCCAGATGGAGAAAAAGTTGACTTTGAT GATATCCACCGTAAGCGCATGGAGAAGGACCTGATTGAGCTGCAGTCGCTGATTGAGGCTCACTTTGAGAACCGcaaaaaagaagaggaggagctgATCAACCTCACGGACAGGATT GAGAAGCGTCGTTCTGAGCGGGCAGAGCAGCATCGGATTCGCAGCGAGCGTGAGAAAGAACGGCAGAAGCGTGTTGAG GAGGAGCGGGCacgaaaagaggaggaggaggcaaagAAGAGAGCAGATGAAGAtgccaaaaagaaaaagactcTCACCAGCTTACATTTTGGCGGTTACATGCAGAGA ACAGTACGAGTTGGAAAGAAACAGACTGAGcgggaaaagaagaagaagatccTCAGTGACCGCCGCAAACCTCTGGATATTGACAGTCTGAATGAGAACAGCCTGAG GGAAAAGGCTAAAGAGTTGTGGAGTTGGATGTACGAGTTAGAGGCTGAGAAATTTGAGCTGCAATACGAGTTCACAAAGCAGAGATATGAA ATTAATGTGCTGAGAAACCGAGTGAGTGACCACCAGAAAAC gTCGAAGCGAACCAAGAGGGGCCTGAGGAAGTAG